The DNA segment CCATTCCCTTCCGACGTATGACCCAACCAACCTTTTCAACCAACCACCTCATGGAGCTTTCGGGCGGCGACACAGCCTTTGTGCGTGATTTGCTCATCACCTACATAGAGGATGCGCAGAATAATGCGCTCAGATTGAAAGAACTTAATGAAAACAAGGATCTGCAAGGCATCCGCTTTGTGGTGCATAAATTGCGCTCTTCAGCAGGTTCGGTAGGGG comes from the Cryomorphaceae bacterium genome and includes:
- a CDS encoding Hpt domain-containing protein, which gives rise to MELSGGDTAFVRDLLITYIEDAQNNALRLKELNENKDLQGIRFVVHKLRSSAGSVG